One Scophthalmus maximus strain ysfricsl-2021 chromosome 1, ASM2237912v1, whole genome shotgun sequence genomic region harbors:
- the prelid3a gene encoding PRELI domain containing protein 3A isoform X2, translating into MKIWSTEHVFSYPWETVIKAAMRKYPNPMNPNVVGVDVLDRSLDAEGRLHSHRLLSTEWGLPGIVRAILGTSHTQTYVKEHSVVDPLEKKLELCSTNITLTNLISVDERLLYRPHPDNPEVTILTQEAIITVKGVSLSSYLEGMMAMRMSANARKDCSSTGTTSLSSYNS; encoded by the exons atgaagatttGGAGCACGGAGCACGTTTTCAG ttacCCATGGGAGACAGTGATCAAGGCCGCGATGAGAAAGTACCCCAACCCCATGAACCCCAACGTGGTCGGGGTGGACGTGCTGGACCGCAGTCTGGACGCCGAGGGACGTCTGCACAGCCACAGGCTCCTCAGCACCGAGTGGGGCCTGCCGGGCATCGTACGGGCG ATACTGGGAACCAGCCACACACAAACCTACGTGAAGGAACATTCCGTAGTCGACCCGCTGGAGAAGAAGTTGGAGCTATGCTCAACAAAC ATAACTCTCACCAACCTCATATCGGTGGACGAGAGGCTTCTTTACAGGCCACACCCGGACAACCCCGAGGT TACCATCCTGACCCAGGAGGCCATCATTACGGTGAAGGGAGTCAGTCTCAGCAGTTACCTGGAAGGGATGATGGCCATGAGAATGTCAGCCAATGCCAGaaag GACTGCAGCTCTACAGGGACGACTTCTCTCTCCAGCTACAACTCATGA
- the prelid3a gene encoding PRELI domain containing protein 3A isoform X1 codes for MKIWSTEHVFSYPWETVIKAAMRKYPNPMNPNVVGVDVLDRSLDAEGRLHSHRLLSTEWGLPGIVRAILGTSHTQTYVKEHSVVDPLEKKLELCSTNITLTNLISVDERLLYRPHPDNPEVTILTQEAIITVKGVSLSSYLEGMMAMRMSANARKGWDAIEWIIQNSERENVPL; via the exons atgaagatttGGAGCACGGAGCACGTTTTCAG ttacCCATGGGAGACAGTGATCAAGGCCGCGATGAGAAAGTACCCCAACCCCATGAACCCCAACGTGGTCGGGGTGGACGTGCTGGACCGCAGTCTGGACGCCGAGGGACGTCTGCACAGCCACAGGCTCCTCAGCACCGAGTGGGGCCTGCCGGGCATCGTACGGGCG ATACTGGGAACCAGCCACACACAAACCTACGTGAAGGAACATTCCGTAGTCGACCCGCTGGAGAAGAAGTTGGAGCTATGCTCAACAAAC ATAACTCTCACCAACCTCATATCGGTGGACGAGAGGCTTCTTTACAGGCCACACCCGGACAACCCCGAGGT TACCATCCTGACCCAGGAGGCCATCATTACGGTGAAGGGAGTCAGTCTCAGCAGTTACCTGGAAGGGATGATGGCCATGAGAATGTCAGCCAATGCCAGaaag GGTTGGGATGCCATTGAGTGGATTATTCAGAactctgagagagagaacgtTCCTCTTTGA
- the prelid3a gene encoding PRELI domain containing protein 3A isoform X3: protein MRKYPNPMNPNVVGVDVLDRSLDAEGRLHSHRLLSTEWGLPGIVRAILGTSHTQTYVKEHSVVDPLEKKLELCSTNITLTNLISVDERLLYRPHPDNPEVTILTQEAIITVKGVSLSSYLEGMMAMRMSANARKGWDAIEWIIQNSERENVPL from the exons ATGAGAAAGTACCCCAACCCCATGAACCCCAACGTGGTCGGGGTGGACGTGCTGGACCGCAGTCTGGACGCCGAGGGACGTCTGCACAGCCACAGGCTCCTCAGCACCGAGTGGGGCCTGCCGGGCATCGTACGGGCG ATACTGGGAACCAGCCACACACAAACCTACGTGAAGGAACATTCCGTAGTCGACCCGCTGGAGAAGAAGTTGGAGCTATGCTCAACAAAC ATAACTCTCACCAACCTCATATCGGTGGACGAGAGGCTTCTTTACAGGCCACACCCGGACAACCCCGAGGT TACCATCCTGACCCAGGAGGCCATCATTACGGTGAAGGGAGTCAGTCTCAGCAGTTACCTGGAAGGGATGATGGCCATGAGAATGTCAGCCAATGCCAGaaag GGTTGGGATGCCATTGAGTGGATTATTCAGAactctgagagagagaacgtTCCTCTTTGA